The Papaver somniferum cultivar HN1 chromosome 3, ASM357369v1, whole genome shotgun sequence genome includes a region encoding these proteins:
- the LOC113358649 gene encoding probable inactive purple acid phosphatase 28, with protein MASTQESSLHFFVFYLFFIPTILYLFHTLIFHKLTIGNEQIRIKRNPNLPLRFNYDGTFKILQIADMHYANGKMTRCKDVLASEFEYCSDLNTTLFVKRMIEAEKPDFIAFTGDNIFGQSTADAAESLVGAFGPAMQSKLPWAAVLGNHDQESTMTREELMSFISLMDYSVSQVNPLGGVVSDIDGFGNYNLEVYGAPGSNLFNTSILNLFFLDSGDRAIVDGRRSYGWIKESQLQWLRSISEIFRFRKQDQDHDNPLGSISAPPALAFFHIPIPEVRDLWFKEYVGQYLEAVACSSYNSGVLKTLVSMEDVKAVFLGHDHLNDFCGVIDGIWFCYGGGSGYHAYGRIGWQRRARVISVELDQGKNSWLGVRRIKTWKRLDDSILSKIDEQILWDL; from the exons ATGGCGAGTACCCAAGAAAGTTCATTACATTTCTTCGTGTTCTACCTATTCTTCATCCCAACTATCCTTTATCTTTTTCACACTCTAATTTTCCATAAGTTAACAATAGGAAACGAACAGATCAGAATAAAAAGGAATCCAAATCTTCCTTTAAGATTTAACTATGATGGCACTTTCAAAATCCTTCAG ATTGCAGATATGCATTATGCAAATGGGAAAATGACCAGATGTAAAGATGTATTGGCATCTGAGTTTGAGTATTGTTCAGATCTTAATACCACGTTGTTTGTGAAGAGAATGATTGAAGCTGAGaaacctgattttattgcatttaCAG GGGATAATATATTTGGGCAGAGCACTGCTGATGCGGCTGAATCTCTGGTCGGAGCTTTTGGACCTGCCATGCAATCTAAACTTCCTTGGGCTGCAGTTTTGGGGAATCATGACCAAGAATCTACAATGACACGTGAAGAGCTGATGTCTTTCATTTCCCTTATGGACTATTCTGTTTCTCAGGTCAATCCTTTAGGAGGTGTAGTGTCGGATATTGATGGATTTGGGAATTATAATCTTGAAGTATATGGGGCACCGGGTTCAAATTTATTCAACACCAGCATACTTAATCTCTTCTTTCTTGACAGTGGGGACAGGGCTATAGTTGATGGAAGACGAAGTTATGGGTGGATCAAAGAATCTCAACTTCAATGGCTTCGTAGCATTTCAGAAATTTTCAG ATTTCGTAAACAGGACCAAGATCATGACAATCCACTGGGCAGCATCTCAGCTCCACCAGCATTGGCCTTTTTTCACATCCCAATTCCTGAAGTGCGAGacctttggtttaaggaatacgTCGGGCAATATCTAGAAGCAGTTGCTTGTTCTTCTTATAATTCTGGCGTCCTGAAGACATTAGTATCAATGGAAGATGTGAAGGCAGTTTTCCTTGGGCATGATCACCTTAACGACTTCTGTGGAGTAATCGATGGTATTTGGTTTTGTTATGGTGGAGGATCTGGGTATCATGCTTATGGTAGAATTGGCTGGCAAAGAAGGGCAAGGGTCATATCAGTCGAGCTGGATCAGGGAAAGAATTCATGGTTGGGTGTGAGAAGGATTAAGACTTGGAAGCGTCTGGATGATTCAATTCTTAGCAAGATTGACGAGCAGATACTGTGGGACCTGTAA
- the LOC113360652 gene encoding uncharacterized protein LOC113360652, producing the protein MRSRLDPSFSEFLLRIGDGTEPFAVDDMVKLPDDIVMKWEGEQSVERLIDEVFPELEKNASDKSYTSQRSLITPKNDIVEKLNQKVTSIFPEDEVVYHSFDMAKDDLYMAKDDPNNFYGLCNGTRLPCRGLYRNFINAEIVTGSCSGLRVLIPRIPMEPPKEVVLPFKFVRKQFPVRAGFALTINNAQGQTIPHVGIYLPEPVFSHEQLYVALSRGVSIITTKVLVKNGVLLDVSGTCTKNVVFQDVLRSSAIAE; encoded by the exons ATGCGTTCAAGGTTAGACCCTAGCTTTTCAGAATTCTTGCTACGGATTGGAGATGGGACTGAGCCATTTGCCGTGGATGACATGGTGAAGCTTCCGGATGATATTGTAATGAAGTGGGAAGGTGAGCAATCCGTTGAGAGATTAATTGACGAGGTTTTTCCAGAGCTTGAAAAGAATGCAAGTGATAAAAGCTACACGAGTCAGAGGTCATTGATAACTCCCAAGAATGATATCGTCGAAAAGCTTAATCAAAAAGTTACTAGCATCTTTCCTGAAGATGAGGTAGTTTACCATTCCTTTGACATGGCTAAAGATGACCTCTACATGGCTAAAGATGACCCAAACAATTT TTATGGTCTTTGCAACGGCACGAGGTTACCATGTAGAGGTCTCTATAGAAACTTTATTAATGCAGAGATTGTTACTGGTAGTTGTTCGGGGCTTAGAGTCTTGATTCCACGGATACCCATGGAACCTCCTAAAGAGGTGGTACTCCCATTCAAGTTCGTCCGCAAACAATTTCCAGTTCGTGCAGGTTTTGCCCTCACAATAAACAACGCACAAGGACAGACAATACCACATGTTGGTATTTATCTACCAGAACCGGTTTTTAGTCACGAACAATTATATGTTGCTTTGTCTAGGGGAGTTTCAATAATTACAACGAAAGTCTTAGTTAAGAATGGAGTTCTTCTGGATGTCTCTGGAACATGTACTAAAAATGTTGTATTTCAAGATGTTCTCAGGTCATCTGCTATTGCTGAGTGA
- the LOC113360654 gene encoding uncharacterized protein LOC113360654: MLLNFRRDLPHAHILIILHEKDKLLTPDDYDRVVRAEIPDEKVEPELYAFVLKHMIHKPCALSADSVCKKDGKCKKGFPKQFAPETLEGKDSYPVYRRRDDGREITLANGKVVNNSLVVPYNPWMLKKYDCHINVEICSSVRSEKYLYKYVWKGVDRVSMEVSSEKEAEDEIKQFVDARWICPQEALWRIYMYQMNKIYPLVLSLQNQEDEFARTLLYKEFPEHYKWDKPLKQWIRRQRDNKVISRVNVFSTRSENYHLRLLLNNIRGPTSFEDLLKVGANAFSTYKEVAQHLSLLESDTPIRDTLLEAIQVEMPCSLRRLFCMLLDLCKPTRVRELWDEFFPYMIDDHCQFNTEQGEINILLREVRSVLGEELMATYKLRSMTEDIRTSGVNALVSEEFRVPVSPEDLSSIDMLKADQKHAFDRYKSDPNTGT, encoded by the exons atgttATTGAATTTCAGAAGAGATCTTCCACATGCACACATTCTTATCATCCTGCACGAGAAAGACAAACTGCTTACCCCAGATGACTACGATAGGGTTGTTCGAGCAGAAATACCAGATGAAAAAGTTGAACCAGAGTTGTATGCTTTTGTCCTCAAACATATGATACATAAGCCATGTGCTTTGTCTGCTGATAGTGTCTGTAAGAAGGATGGAAAGTGCAAGAAAGGGTTTCCAAAGCAGTTTGCACCGGAAACTCTAGAAGGCAAAGATTCGTATCCAGTCTATAGAAGACGCGATGATGGTAGAGAAATTACACTCGCTAATGGGAAAGTTGTGAATAACAGCTTGGTTGTTCCGTATAATCCGTGGATGCTAAAGAAGTATGATTGTCATATCAATGTGGAAATTTGTTCAAGTGTGCGGTCTGAGAAGTATTTGTATAAATACGTTTGGAAAGGGGTTGACCGTGTTTCTATGGAAGTTTCAAGCGAGAAAGAAGCGGAAGATGAGATCAAGCAGTTCGTAGATGCTCGATGGATTTGCCCGCAAGAAGCTCTTTGGCGGATATACATGTATCAAATGAATAAGATTTATCCTCTTGTTCTTTCGTTACAA aaccaagaagatgaaTTCGCGAGAACTCTTCTCTACAAGGAATTTCCCGAACACTACAAGTGGGATAAGCCGCTAAAGCAATGGATAAGGCGGCAACGCGATAACAAAGTAATTAGTAGAGTTAACGTTTTTTCTACCCGCAGTGAAAATTATCATTTGAGACTTCTTTTGAATAATATTAGAGGGCCAACTTCTTTCGAGGATTTGCTAAAGGTGGGAGCTAATGCGTTTTCGACGTATAAAGAAGTAGCTCAACATTTGTCTTTGTTAGAAAGTGACACTCCCATTCGTGACACACTTCTCGAAGCTATACAAGTAGAGATGCCTTGCTCTTTGAGAAGGCTTTTCTGCATGTTGTTAGACCTTTGCAAGCCCACGAGAGTTCGTGAATTGTGGGATGAATTTTTTCCCTACATGATTGATGATCACTGCCAGTTCAACACAGAACAAGGGGAAATCAATATTCTTTTACGGGAAGTAAGGTCTGTTCTCGGGGAAGAATTAATGGCCACATATAAACTCCGGTCAATGACTGAAGACATACGAACTTCAGGAGTAAACGCGTTGGTTTCTGAGGAATTCAGAGTTCCAGTTTCTCCAGAAGATCTATCATCTATTGATATGCTAAAAGCGGACCAGAAACATGCATTCGACAG GTACAAATCTGACCCAAATACAGGAACTTAG
- the LOC113360655 gene encoding uncharacterized protein LOC113360655 codes for MTEEQRLLRNDRRRNQYRARQKNVESEATDVDTSQSEIATRSSMMTEEQRVAERERCRVRNINHRESITDEERLLQNERRRNQYRARQQNVDYETTDVNTSQRRFPARSNSVTEEQRAAERERCRVRNMNRRQSMTHEERLLQNEHRRNQYRARQLNMEIRNLPSSSTSNNETTLFIPRRSPRFIGCGSTTESTSIPRRCPRFIGCRSTTESLDQGQSRDPQTTIMKNSRKKQLWRAQHKSIQEKMTEQQKHAFDERQRIAYQNRKTRINEASASSSAEVTRLLGCVSRVVMNTSEGYMELGHQHRAPIHTTFNDMLEFDEQINNPEDDDCNESHQEDVHEVELPDLPESPELLQLYTVQSKLGAHFRKNIRFFNHVFAFTSIGISQGTDFQDVRLHIKEQTTFLRTYNMPTSPQVAAVLVGGEEPSEVLPRDIIVETNSGKLLNVPDTACFYDPLQYPLLHPYGSFGWDLTIFGDNAKRISCRAYYAYMLQIRENQQSILLHGGKLLQQYVVDNYVKISTMQLRWVRDNQRTFRVDWYSGVLDSLDANTDDIGQRVIIPPSYTGSPRDMHQRYHDVMALVQKYGKPDLFITMTCNPNWEEIQRNLKPGQQAQARSDDEGVSF; via the exons ATGACAGAGGAGCAGAGATTGCTAAGAAATGACCGCAGGCGAAATCAGTATAGAGCTAGGCAGAAAAACGTTGAATCCGAAGCAACGGATGTGGATACATCCCAAAGTGAAATTGCAACTCGAAGCAGCATGATGACCGAAGAACAACGAGTTGCTGAAAGAGAAAGGTGCCGTGTTCGCAATATAAATCATCGAGAAAGCATCACAGATGAGGAGAGATTGCTGCAAAATGAGCGTAGGCGAAACCAGTATAGAGCGCGGCAGCAGAATGTTGATTACGAAACAACAGATGTGAATACATCCCAAAGACGTTTTCCTGCTCGAAGTAACAGCGTGACTGAAGAACAAAGAGCTGCTGAAAGAGAAAGGTGTCGCGTTCGCAATATGAATCGTCGGCAAAGCATGACACATGAAGAGAGATTGCTACAAAATGAGCATAGGCGAAACCAGTACAGAGCGAGGCAGCTAAATATGGAAATCAGAAATCTTCCTTCATCATCAACTAGCAACAATGAAACAACCTTATTTATTCCTCGCCGAAGCCCAAGATTTATTGGTTGCGGAAGCACTACAGAATCAACATCCATTCCTCGCCGATGCCCAAGATTTATTGGTTGCAGAAGCACTACAGAATCATTGGATCAAG GTCAATCACGGGATCCTCAAACTACTATTATGAAAAACAGTAGGAAAAAACAATTGTGGCGTGCTCAACACAAATCAATACAAGAGAAAATGACTGAACAACAAAAACATGCGTTCGATGAAAGGCAGCGTATTGCTTATCAAAACCGAAAGACACGAATTAACGAAGCCAGTGCAAGTT CAAGT GCAGAAGTTACAAGACTATTAGGTTGTGTCTCGAGAGTAGTAATGAATACCAGCGAAGGGTATATGGAATTGGGCCATCAACACAGAG CTCCCATACATACAACATTTAATGATATGCTCGAGTTTGATGAGCAAATCAACAACCCAGAAGACGACGATTGTAATGAGAGTCACCAAGAGGATGTGCATGAAG TTGAACTACCCGATTTGCCTGAATCTCCAGAACTATTGCAATTGTATACTGTACAATCAAAACTTGGAGCTCATTTCAGGAAGAATATTCGTTTTTTCAACCATGTTTTTGCCTTCACATCCATCGGG ATTTCTCAAGGTACTGACTTCCAAGATGTTCGTCTTCACATAAAGGAGCAAACAACATTTCTTCGGACGTATAACATGCCAACATCACCACAAGTAGCAGCTGTCTTAGTTGGAGGAGAAGAACCGAGTGAAGTGCTTCCTCGAGACATAATTGTTGAAACAAATTCTGGGAAATTGCTGAATGTTCCCGACACAGCATGTTTCTATGATCCATTACAATATCCGTTACTGCATCCCTATGGAAGTTTTGGATGGGATTTAACGATTTTCGGTGATAATGCTAAAAGGATAAGCTGTCGAGCATACTATGCGTATATGCTACAG ATTCGAGAAAACCAGCAGTCCATTCTGTTACATGGTGGGAAACTACTACAACAGTACGTGGTCGACAATTATGTGAAGATTTCCACAATGCAGTTGAGATGGGTTCGAGATAACCAGCGAACATTCCGAGTTGATTGGTACTCAGGCGTTCTTGATTCCTTGGATGCAAATACAG ATGATATTGGGCAGCGGGTTATTATACCTCCTTCTTACACGGGAAGCCCACGTGATATGCATCAAAGGTATCATGACGTTATGGCATTGGTTCAGAAGTATGGCAAGCCTGATTTGTTTATAACCATGACGTGTAATCCTAATTGGGAGGAGATCCAGAGAAATCTAAAACCAGGGCAACAGGCACAGGCCAGATCTGACGACGAGGGTGTTTCATTCTAA